DNA from Maridesulfovibrio ferrireducens:
TTCAGTGCGGTGGCATTATGAGGATCGTTAAGCATGTTCACAACCAGTCTATATGAATAGTCCAGTATGGATTGAAGGTATTCAGCCTGATACGCTGGAATGACTTTTTTTGAAAAATTAAGAGAGGCATTAATGGATTTATATTCCAGTAATCCTATGGTTTGGCGGAAGACTCTTTTTTTAAGAAAAAAGCTTAATTTTTTAGAATCCATATATTCACGAAGATTCAGGTCTGCATCCTGATTGGAGTGCTTGAACAGCCTCGCCGCTTGTTGCACTGACCAGTTTGCCTGATCGTCTGCGAGCATTTCAATATAAACATGGCTCAATTTTCCGCTGGATGGAGCCTGCTTCATAAGGTTGGGAACATAGTAGTTGTGAGCAACAATATCTGCCGCAAGGTGTGACAGGTAGCCTAGGGCGTATGCTTTAAGGTGTGGATCTTTGGCCGCGTCAAACAGTGCGAATCCCGTCTGCCAGTTGTGGCTGTGTTTCTTTTTGGCCTTGCTTCCCTTGCCGATAAATATATCAGCACTCAAACATCCATATAAAAAGATGGGTGCATTTGCGAGAAGCAGTCTTGCAATCCCGGCAGGAAGAAGTTCCGGGCGGGCAATTACAGCATTACCTATCGCCATGTGAATTCCCGGTCCCCATGCAAAAGAGGTTGCGGCAAAACCCAGAATAGCCAGTGAAGTAATAAATAAAATCAGAACTGTTTTTTTCATATTCTTTACGATTATAGTTGTTCTTTTTTTTAAGCATTGCGGTCCGTTTAAATTATAAAGAGGACCTAATTGTAAAGAATAATGCCGCGTTGATGTGCGGTCAAGTTATAAGGGCAATGAAGGCTCTTATAGAAGCGGAGCTATCAACCTGGCTATGCCTTCAGCTGTGTCACGTATTGGGCCAACCTGCTGAACTCCCTGCCTTCCTTCATTCATAAGCCCTTCAACCCAGTCATGAACAGGTTTAATTTCTGCTTTGGAATATGAGAACATTACTATTTCATAGTTCAGAAATAGACTGCGCATGTCCATGTTTGCTGAACCTACAACGGCGAGTCTGTCATCAACTACAATAACTTTAGCGTGTACCATGTGCGGATATTTGATAACTTTTCCACCGCATTCTGCTAATTCTCGCAGATGTGTGCCACGGGCAAGGTCGGCAAGTTTATGATTGGATTTAGCCGGGACCAGCACCCTTAAATCAACACCGCGTTGAGCAGCAAGTCTAAGCGCCTGAGCAAGAGCCTCGTCAGGCACATAGTACGGAGTTACAATCCAGAGTCTTTTTTCAGCAGTATAAGCCGCAGTGAGCAGAGCATCATGAACAGGGTCTTTAGGAACATCCGGCCCCGATGGCACCACCTGCACAACACCTTCTCCGCTGATGGCGGAACCTTTCAGGCAGGGCGGAATGATATTAACTGTTTCATGTGCGGCAAATTCCCAGTCAGATTGGAAGACCTCTAAATAATGGCGCACCGCAGGGCCTTTCAGGACAAAGGAAAGATCTGTCCAGCGGTCTTTAAAAGGAGTGGGACCGATATATTCTTTGGCGATATTTGTTCCGCCGGCGAGAACAAGTTTCTGATCGGCAATGGCTATTTTGCGGTGATTTCGCAGATTGGTTCGTCCATGAAAAGGGGCTCGTAAAACAGGCATGAAATAGGCTACCTTACCGCCGTTTTGAAGTATGGGAGCCAGAAATTTTCTGGAGGTGAAGAGTGACCCTATATCATCGAGCAGCAGTCGTACTGTAACGCCGCTTGCTGCTTTTTTTGCCAGTTTGTCTACAATTGCTTTTCCGATTTCATCGCGGGAAAGAATGAAAGTTGTGATCAGGATTTGGTGCTCAGCTGTGTCGATCAGATTAACCAGTTCGTTGTAAGTTTCAACTCCATCCTGACAAAGACGGACTTTATTACCGCAGGTTGCCCCGGGAATATCATATTCGCGCAGAAGAGCATCAATGGGATCAGCCTTTTCCAGAGGGAGGGTTTCCTGTCCGACTAGATGAATGTTTTCTTTGGTGCGAGCATCTCGTTTAAGTTTGCGTCCACCCAAAGCAAGGTAGAGCGGAACACCTATATAAGGAGCGAAAAAGATAACCATCAGCCACGCAAATGCTGCGGATGAGGTTCTTTGTTTACGCAGAATGGACATTACAAGAATTGCGGCAAGCAAAAAACCGCAAACGATCGCAAAATGCCCGAAAAGTAAATTCCATTCCATAATGTCTGTAGCTCCTTTAATTTATAAGATCGTTCCGAAAAGAAGTGACAAGAGTGCACAGCAAGGCACGACGAGAATGATGTTTGTTCCACGTCTTAATAATACAAAAGCGGTAACGAGTATAACTATATCTCCGGCTTGAGGTTTTACAGTCAGGAGAAATTGTCCCGCCATAGCCGCCATAAGCCCGACCAGTGAGATTAAACTGCCGTATAAAGCTCTTTGCAGGAGAGCTGAAGAACGTAATCTGTCATAAAACGGTGCAACCAGATTGATCATGATGAATGATGGCGCAAAAACAGAAATTGTGGCGACAGCTGCTCCGAGAACTCCGTCGAGCATATAGCCGATAAAGGCTGAGGTCATAACTACAGGCCCGGGAGTAATCTGGCCTAGTGCAATGCCGTCCATAAATACGGATTGAGTCATCCAGTGATAGTTGTTTACAACCTCATGGAGCATTATCGGAAGGGATACGTACCCGCCCCCGAAAGCAAAAAGGTCGACTTTGGCCATAGTAAAAGCAAGCGGGAAGAATTTATTCTCTGTGAGAAAGAGAACAGCTAAAAAGAGAAGAAAGCCGGCAGTTAAAAACAGCGGGCCTTTTAAACCGGACTTGATTTGCGAATGTTTTTTTGAAGGTTGCCCAGTGATATCAGTAAAAAAAAGGGCTGACAGGGTGCACATAATGACCAGAATTGTGATGGGGTTACCCCTGAAAGCGAGCCAGCATCCGACCGTAAGGGCCATAACTTTTGCAGAATTTCTGCTCAGATAACGTATTGAAAAATTAATGGCAGCGTGAGCAATAAGGGCTGTAACAACGGCTTTCAACCCGGCGAACATTGATTCGACGGCAGGGATGTGATCAAGAGATATGTACGCTGCGGACAGGGCGCAAATCATAACGAAAGCAGGAAGCCCGAATCCCAGATATGCGACGAAAGAGCCTGAAATCCCACGCGTGTTCAGGCCTGCCCATGCTGTAACTTGCATTGCGGTCGCTCCGGGCACCAGTTGAGCCAGAGCAGTTCCGGCTGAAAAGTCTTCTTCTGATACCCATTTTTTGTTGTCCACAACTTCTTTTCGGATGTAAGGGATCATGGCAGGTCCGCCGAAAGCGGTCAGTCCAAGTTTAAGAAAAGTGATGAAGATTGAGGTAAACGATGCTTTAGAAATAGGATTGTCTCTCTTTATAGAACGGAAATTGTTATCATATTGTTCTTTATACCAAACTGCGATATATATAGCTAGAAACCATGAATCTTATTGTGGCAGAATAGACTTGTTTGTCAAATAAAGTTGATGAATATTTACTGAATAGACGTGGTTAAAATCTTTTATTTAGCTCCCGTGCCGGAGCGTTACTTTGGGAGTTATCCATGGGGGCCAGCAGTCCGAATATTAAGTCCTTTTTCAAAGGTCAGGAAATTTTTAAGGAAGGACAGGAAAGCTCCGTTGCCTATATGATCAAAAAGGGCGCGGTAAATATTTACAAGGTCCTTAACAACGAAAAGATAATTCTTGCGAGATTGGGCGAAGGTGAAATTTTTGGGGAAATGGGGATAATTGCAAAAGGATCCCGCACCGCAAATGCCGAAGCCGCTGAATATTGCGATCTCGTTATTCTTACCGATCAGATAATTCTGAAACTTCTCGATCAGTGCCCTAAAACAGTCCAGTACATGATTCGTTTGTTCGTAAAACGTCTCGCGCGTACAGGTGATATGATTTCAGCCAAGGGCCATCGGAGTAATTTTACAAGTATTTGTAGAATTATGAACCTTTCCTACCAGAATCATTTAAATATGCCTCGCGATCAAGCCAAGAAAGAACGCAACCATGATATGGGGCTTGAGTATAATAAGCTTTGTAAAACAATTCGTGGCATCATTCTGGTTTCTCAAGGTGAAATAGATACTGTAATTAACAAGCTTAAAAGCCTCAGAATTGTTGAAATCAGTGATATTCGGACAGGAAGAGCTTTTCCTGACAGATTTATTCAGATTGTCGATCCTCTGAATTTTCCTGAAATTACCAATAATCTTTTCAAAGAATTGCAAAAAACGGCGTATACGTCCACCTCAGAACTGCAAATAGTTGATATATATGAAATAGCTGAGATGCTTAATAGTGATCCAAAGGTTCTTTATAAGAAGATCGCGAATGAAGATTTTCCAGAAACCATGTTCCTGTTTGACCGTTGCAAGGTAAGTGAATGGGCCTCCCAAAAAGAACCCGGGTATTTCAGTAAGGTCAAGAAAAAGAAAAAGAGCCTTGAAGATCTGGAAGATATTGAAGATATTGTCTTTGTGGACAACAGCACTCTTAAAGAAGTTTTCAATCGCTTGGGGTACCATAAATTAGGGGTACTCATGAGTATTGCAGAAGATGATGCCCGCAAGAAAATTTTATTGAATCTCGCTAGAAAAATAGCCAGGATTGTTCAGGATGAAGTTCGGGGATCGGTGGATGAGGCTGAAGCAGAAGACACCGTTACTGAGCTTTTTGAACTGGTGAGGGAAATAAAAGGGGGCAGTAAGTCGTGAATATTGCAACCATAATAGGTATCCTTTTCGGTATGGCCATTCTGGCTGTGGCTACTTACACCTCTACGGATTCTGTCGGAGTCTTTATCAATATTCCGGGTATTGCGATTGTAGGCGGCGGAACCATTGCCGCTACTTTTATCTGCTATCCTCTGCGCGAAGTTATGCGTGTTTTAAAGGTGTTCATGATGGCTATGGGAGCTGATGAACTGCCACTTGAAAACTATATTAATGTTATTGTGAATCTTTCCAAGCAGGTCGCAGCTAAAGGTGAAGAGAATCTGGAAGGAAGTCTTAAAAACATTGAAAATGAGTTCCTGCGGGAAGGGTTGCAGATGCTTGTGGATGGTTATTCTAAAGAGGAGATCAAAGAGATCCTTGATAACCGCATTCAGCAGTATCATGAACAGGAACACGGCGCTGCCGGTATTTATAGAACAATGGCGATTCTTTCCCCGGCATTCGGGATTATCGGAACTCTTATCGGTCTTATCGCTATGATGCAGGGAATGGGCACGAATATAGGTTCCATCGGTCCTGCAATGGCTACAGCTCTTACCACGACTCTTTATGGTGCTTTATTCGCAAATATGCTTTTCATGCCTATCGCGATTAAGGTTGAAAACCGGATTGATGAAATTACACTTCTTATGCGCGTAATCCGTGACGGTATCCTTTTTATTAAAGATAAGACTCCGTCAGCAATTGTTATGGATAAGCTTAAGGGGTATCTGCCTCCGCGTAAATGGGCGACAGTCAAGGCTTCCAAGTAAAGGCGGCGGTAAGATTAATGTCTGACGATTTTATATTGAATAGAAAAAATAAGAAGAAAGAAGATCTCGGCTGGGCTTTGACGCTGGCTGATATGATGATGCTTTTGCTATGCTTTTTTGTAATGCTCATTGCCATCGCTGACATTGATGAAAGTAAATATGAGAATGTTTCAGACTCTCTTGCAACAGCGATGGGCGTGAAGGTTCCGCCCAAGGGAATAGTTGAAGTTAAGACGGAAGAAGGCGCTCCTGTTGTCAGGCGAACAATAAGCAATGAGCAAAGAAATCTATTTCAAATGCAGCTTGAAATGGCCCGGCTTGTAGGTAGAGAGGCCGATGCTCTAAAAATTAAACTCAGGGCGGATTCTGTAGCAATAGTTCTTAAAGGTGATGTCTTTTTCGGGTTGGGCAAGGCTGATCTAACAGGTCGCGCTAAAAGTGTGCTGGCACGAATAGCTCCGGCCCTTGCTAAATCTCCGTATGATGTGGTTGTGGAAGGTCATTCAGATAATATTCCGATGTTTTCCAAGCAGTTCCCCTCTAACTGGGAACTCTCTTCCGCCAGAGCAAGTGCTGTAGCCAGATATTTGCTTGCAAACGGTTTTAATAAGAACAGAATCAAAGTTTTAGGAATGGCTGATACTAGTCCGATGTGGCCTAACATCGACGTGAAAGGGAAACCCATTCCTGACAATCAAAAGCGTAACCGGCGGGTTGTTCTCTTGATTTATCCTCCAAAGGTAGGGGCTGCAAAATAGCCTTAAATGATATTTCAAAGAAGAAAGGCTGAGTTTTCCCAAATAGGAAAGCTCAGCCTTTTGTTTTTAATAGTAATTCCCCCCCAGAAGGGGACTCCAAAGGGGACGCCCCTTTGGCCGCCGGAGGCCTAACATGGCAGAACGTTGTTAACCTAATTTTTAGGTTTTTCTGCAATTCCCTGCGAGATAGTTTCGCGGATCTGGTAAGTTTTAGTGCCCATTACCGCTTCATATGTATTTGCCAAGGATTCAAGAATGAACCCTG
Protein-coding regions in this window:
- a CDS encoding zinc dependent phospholipase C family protein is translated as MKKTVLILFITSLAILGFAATSFAWGPGIHMAIGNAVIARPELLPAGIARLLLANAPIFLYGCLSADIFIGKGSKAKKKHSHNWQTGFALFDAAKDPHLKAYALGYLSHLAADIVAHNYYVPNLMKQAPSSGKLSHVYIEMLADDQANWSVQQAARLFKHSNQDADLNLREYMDSKKLSFFLKKRVFRQTIGLLEYKSINASLNFSKKVIPAYQAEYLQSILDYSYRLVVNMLNDPHNATALKFDPIGSDHLALAKADNNWRHSLKRTLPFIPRFEVDDIITELPKCEGTECLLKTSHLKHLRLHG
- a CDS encoding cyclic nucleotide-binding domain-containing protein, with product MGASSPNIKSFFKGQEIFKEGQESSVAYMIKKGAVNIYKVLNNEKIILARLGEGEIFGEMGIIAKGSRTANAEAAEYCDLVILTDQIILKLLDQCPKTVQYMIRLFVKRLARTGDMISAKGHRSNFTSICRIMNLSYQNHLNMPRDQAKKERNHDMGLEYNKLCKTIRGIILVSQGEIDTVINKLKSLRIVEISDIRTGRAFPDRFIQIVDPLNFPEITNNLFKELQKTAYTSTSELQIVDIYEIAEMLNSDPKVLYKKIANEDFPETMFLFDRCKVSEWASQKEPGYFSKVKKKKKSLEDLEDIEDIVFVDNSTLKEVFNRLGYHKLGVLMSIAEDDARKKILLNLARKIARIVQDEVRGSVDEAEAEDTVTELFELVREIKGGSKS
- a CDS encoding OmpA family protein, which codes for MSDDFILNRKNKKKEDLGWALTLADMMMLLLCFFVMLIAIADIDESKYENVSDSLATAMGVKVPPKGIVEVKTEEGAPVVRRTISNEQRNLFQMQLEMARLVGREADALKIKLRADSVAIVLKGDVFFGLGKADLTGRAKSVLARIAPALAKSPYDVVVEGHSDNIPMFSKQFPSNWELSSARASAVARYLLANGFNKNRIKVLGMADTSPMWPNIDVKGKPIPDNQKRNRRVVLLIYPPKVGAAK
- a CDS encoding motility protein A; this translates as MNIATIIGILFGMAILAVATYTSTDSVGVFINIPGIAIVGGGTIAATFICYPLREVMRVLKVFMMAMGADELPLENYINVIVNLSKQVAAKGEENLEGSLKNIENEFLREGLQMLVDGYSKEEIKEILDNRIQQYHEQEHGAAGIYRTMAILSPAFGIIGTLIGLIAMMQGMGTNIGSIGPAMATALTTTLYGALFANMLFMPIAIKVENRIDEITLLMRVIRDGILFIKDKTPSAIVMDKLKGYLPPRKWATVKASK
- the chrA gene encoding chromate efflux transporter, yielding MKRDNPISKASFTSIFITFLKLGLTAFGGPAMIPYIRKEVVDNKKWVSEEDFSAGTALAQLVPGATAMQVTAWAGLNTRGISGSFVAYLGFGLPAFVMICALSAAYISLDHIPAVESMFAGLKAVVTALIAHAAINFSIRYLSRNSAKVMALTVGCWLAFRGNPITILVIMCTLSALFFTDITGQPSKKHSQIKSGLKGPLFLTAGFLLFLAVLFLTENKFFPLAFTMAKVDLFAFGGGYVSLPIMLHEVVNNYHWMTQSVFMDGIALGQITPGPVVMTSAFIGYMLDGVLGAAVATISVFAPSFIMINLVAPFYDRLRSSALLQRALYGSLISLVGLMAAMAGQFLLTVKPQAGDIVILVTAFVLLRRGTNIILVVPCCALLSLLFGTIL
- the cls gene encoding cardiolipin synthase → MEWNLLFGHFAIVCGFLLAAILVMSILRKQRTSSAAFAWLMVIFFAPYIGVPLYLALGGRKLKRDARTKENIHLVGQETLPLEKADPIDALLREYDIPGATCGNKVRLCQDGVETYNELVNLIDTAEHQILITTFILSRDEIGKAIVDKLAKKAASGVTVRLLLDDIGSLFTSRKFLAPILQNGGKVAYFMPVLRAPFHGRTNLRNHRKIAIADQKLVLAGGTNIAKEYIGPTPFKDRWTDLSFVLKGPAVRHYLEVFQSDWEFAAHETVNIIPPCLKGSAISGEGVVQVVPSGPDVPKDPVHDALLTAAYTAEKRLWIVTPYYVPDEALAQALRLAAQRGVDLRVLVPAKSNHKLADLARGTHLRELAECGGKVIKYPHMVHAKVIVVDDRLAVVGSANMDMRSLFLNYEIVMFSYSKAEIKPVHDWVEGLMNEGRQGVQQVGPIRDTAEGIARLIAPLL